The Enoplosus armatus isolate fEnoArm2 chromosome 5, fEnoArm2.hap1, whole genome shotgun sequence genome contains the following window.
CTCCTTCTTCAGACAACAGTGGACTCATATCACCTCCCATCTCCTATTACTGAAGCAGTGAATCACATTACCTGCCATGGCCCTGGTGAGGAACATGCCTCCCTGTTTGTTGAGCAGAGAAACATCCAGGGTTCCTCCCCCGAGGTCCACCACCAGCACGTTGAACACATCCACCTTGTGCAGGCCGTAGGCCATGGCTGCAGCCGTGGGCTCATTGATCACACGCAGGATCTCCAGACCTGCAACACAAGGGAAAGAATGTAGAATATATGCCAGATGTATTACTAATGCAGTGTGAGCAGCTTGTATATTAATGGTTTCGGAGAAGAAAGGCTATTACAGATCTAAGATGAAATATATCAAAGTATACCAGGGGCAGGCTGTGtctgcacaaatacacaaagtaaaacacaacaacagacaatCCTTAAAAGGAACAATACAAAGTTAGCTGAtagattaaaacaaataaaactgataCAGAAAAGTAAACTAAATAACTACCATCAATGTTTCTACGTCCGACATTGGTCATTAGTTgcttcatgaaaacaaaattattggttttgcacaaacttaataaagtattaaatatttttctgcCATTGTGTGAGACAGGGGgagatgacatgcaacaaacaTCCCAGGGAGTTTTTAAACCCAGGTGCCTGATGTGCAAACGACCCACTAGGACACCCAGCGTCAGCTTGAAATAAAGAGAGAACTGACCAGCGAGGTTGGCGGCCCTGGCGGTGTAGTTCCTCTGTCTCTCGTCAAACTCTGCGGGCACTGAGATGACAGCTTTCTGGATGGGCACACCCAGCTGCCGCTCGgccatcttcttcatcttcagcagcagcctggagcCGATGAACTCTGGGCTCACAGTGAAGGTATGGTTGGTGGAGATCTGAAACTCTGCACTTCCGTTATTGTTCATCACCTGGAAGAGGGGCAAAGAAAGTGTAAGTGAGGATGGAGACAGGTGAGAAAACAGAGCAAATATTGTAGAGCTAAGTCCAGTTAATGAGTCACTGACGACAGTTTGTAAGTTGATGCTTTTATgctgagatatatatatatatacacatatatatatatatatattattgtatttaataaaGGCATTATGAGTCTAAATGATGGTTCTGATTGACACATGCCTCTATTAAGTCATTTTACATGGAGGGCATGCTTACACTCAGAATATACATATTGTTTACTGCCAGTAGGTtccaaaatatatattaaaatattattcaaaCTGCCTAATAGCTGTCATTATTTGGACTGCGAGATCACTTATTTTCCCACATGTGTGTGAAACTACAAATGCACCctgatgaaaagttaaaaaaaagtaataaagaaACTACAAATACAGGACTGGTCAATTCATTCCCCTCAAATAATAATTAGATAAAAGAAAAGCACCCCCTACAGCTGATGGGTAGACCTGTCTGCCACATAGAGGAGACATGAGTGATCCACCACAGAAATATCAAACAACAGTCAAAGTAGTTCACAGCTAAAGCAGCCCCAGAGTGACGCACCTTGAACGGGTACCGAGCACTCTCCTGCTGCAGGACCTCCGGCTCAAATATCTTCCCGATGAATCTCTTGGCATCGTAGATGGTGTTTTGAGGGTTGCTGTCTGCCAGGTCCACGGCTTCATGACCGGCCAGCACCGCAGTGGCGGTGAATGAGACGGCGCTGGGGAtgctcttcctcccctcttcatcCGCTATCACCTCCACATCGCCGCTGCCCGGGTGGAAGACGCCGACAGAGCAGAAGGTGGTGCCCAGATCCAGGCCGATCACTTTCGGTTTGGGGGGCGGTAGGTACTGCTGGCCCAGGTAACCAGCCAGGAACAGGGCCAGGATCACCGAACCTGTGGACCGGTGACAACACGCGTATTACAGGTGGACCAAACCAGTTAGCTCATATGTTAGCATCCAGTCACCGGTTAATTACCGGGAAAAATGTGCTGTCATGCAACTTACCAATCATAGAAATTTCCCCGGACATCGTCACACACTGTTGCGAAGTCACCCGCCGCTTAAAATTCACAAAATGTcgtttaaaaaaatgttcaagCTGCGCTTAAATGATGTCCAGCTTTGACAAGTGGATGAGGCTCCAAAGGAAGTTTTTTGGACCACCAACAAAATACACGTCAACGTTGCACGGCTCCTGGTGGATGCTGGGTAATGTAGTAAACGGCAAACACCATCGACGCCACGTATAGCGCAGCAGCTGTTAGCTTTGTACTACACTTCCCATCAACGCTTGCGACATGCAACGTAAAACGAAAGTTTCGTGATGTGTCCGTATTTTCAGCCAACCAGGAAGCGCCAGggcagtaaaaagaaaaaaggtgaaagtaaaatattattaaaactaaataataatacatttgataaCACATTTAATAGTAATAATTCATTGAatagtaaattaaattaaaaacaaagtataaaaaaatatcattcaacttttttatttatctaattaatatttacatttctttttactgaGCCACTATATTTCATTTATGGTTATTTAGGCATCAAGCACTCATATATCAGGCACTGTGCTGGTAAGTGAAACAAATAATTCTGAGTGACaacaaaaaatctgaaaaacaatgcggttgtatttctttatttacgAAAAgttgtgaaaacagttgaatgCTGACATTCACACGAGTGCACACAcaagctctctcacacacactcccattcacacacacagaaaataaccTACATGTTTTCCTGTACAGCACACATCACAGGCAAGATTTGAATATGCATTTTTCAAACCCAGAcactacatttcaaaaacaTCCCTTCACCAATACCACTTCATTCATAGGAAGAAAGATAAAGATTAAACTGGATTTTGAATTGAGGTTGGATTTGATGAGAAACGACAGAAAGGTTTGCAGATGTGATAAATAAAGGCTTCAtatggaaaaacactgaatgatttagAATGCAATAAATACAAGTGATATTTAATCAATGCAATGTCACTGTTtcaacaacataaaataaaataaaaactccaGAAATCAAAACTTACAACTTGATTATTATCTTGATAAAGTGACAAGTggataaaatgacatttggaaTATTGGTTGTTTATTCTTCCTATATATATGAAGAAGCTTTTTAAaggtgatatatatatatatatcacctTTAAAAAGCTTCTACATTAGGCTAGCTTGTGGCTAGCTTGTTGGAATAAGGGACACTAacatgacattttgagaaacgTATGGGATGATTGTTGAAACCATCAGTCATAAGAAAATACCCAACTCTGAAGTCCAAACGTCAAAGCATCCATGTGACAAGTGGTCACATTAAGAGTTCACAGCATCTATGAGCTGCTCGGCGTCCTCCTTGCTGTCTGAACATTCGGATGGGATGAAGCAGCCCGAGTCTCTGGGACAGTCACTGTCTTCTTCCTGTAGGCTGTGGGAGGATCTGTGCTCCTCCGCCTCCCTGACATCATCACCTGCAGTCACAAACCAAATGGAACCAAATTAAATGTCATAATATTACAAGTTTCTGTTTCCAACCACATTAGAGACGTTCAAATCTGTGCCAAGTGCTTAAATCAGTGGAACTAATCCATATTTAAATGCGTAAGGCTGATGCTCTTTggtatttaaatgatttattaccGTTACAGCAATAGCACTGTAGATTCTTTTCCAGATTAAAGGTTGTTGTTGCTAAATGGCTTTGAAAACaggacaatgtgtgtgttggctgacTGTGAGTGGCCAAATCACCCAAATACTGAAATAACTTCTGCAGGTGTGACCCAGCGTGTCTTCTTCTTTTAGAAAGAACAcctcaaaatgtctgctttgacTCGTCATTTCTCACAAAGTAGAAATATATTCCACCATTCTTTAATATTTCTACTTCACTGATGGAGGCTACTAATCCTCGCGTCCATGTTGCCAAACCACTAACCTAATGGAGTTCAGCTTGATTAAATTACTGGCATGTGAGACAAGCTTGGCAGGGTCACGCTGCGGCCGCTGCCATCTGTTTCATCACACCGTCACCCAAACAGGAAAATTACAATGACTTTTAATTTGCCTTGTACACAACTGTAGTAAAACATGGACAGACTGGATGAAACTATAGCCGGCGAATGTTGTTCCGTCTTCTTACTGGAaagtagttttgttttcattcacactgGATCTGCGATAATCAGCCTTCTGCTTCAAGACATCAGATTACAGGAACACCTTCTGCCCCATTAAGCACTTTCTATCTGAGTAACAGGAAATCACAGATAAGCCGCTCGCTGTGCGCAGGATGTATTTCTATTCTGCGTGGCACAAATGCCTCAGCTTCCACCTGCTACTTTACgtattaaagaataaaaaaaaacctttttcttcTCTAGCAGAAATGAATGAGCAAATAATTTCCACCCAAGTTGGATGATAAGCAACAATGAATGAGGAAAATACACTTCCATTGTTCTATATTTATGTTAAACTTTGTTTTATCTGAATGAAGCACTTTTCATTAAGATCTTCACCTTTGCTCTTTTTGCTATTCGAATGTCACTAAAGTCACTACAGTTTATAATTGCTGGTTAGAAGTTGGAAGGCAATAATACCAGATTTTTGTGCATTTCAATACAAAAAGTTTAAGGgaactgtttttaatttttattttgaccCTAAAGATGGGGGACCAGGGACATTGCAGTCATACAGTATGCACCTTAAGTACTGCCTCACCATGACAGCCCATGTGGGTTACAGGAAACtagtaatataaatattttaggaacaatattttgtgtgaaatgagcAAGGGTTGtaataaagagaaaaatgacagctgTGAAGTAGTAAAAGGGCTCTTTAGTTAAACACACAGGTCATTAGTGATCTGTAACATGAAGTGTTGCCTGGTATGTTGTTAACCTTCTGTGTagcagcagtcagcagcagtgagaAGCCTGTGTCTGTGCTCGGGGTCTTTGACGTTCAGCTCGATCAGGTGTTTCTCCTGCAGGTGCAACAGGTCCTCTACTGTCTGGTAGCCATTTAGCAGCAAAGCAGAGGCGTactcctgcaacaacaacacacatgaCGTACTTGAGTAAAAATCCCAGAGGtgtacacattcacattcatctCTTAAGTTCCTACACATCATGTTTCAGATGATGTGTGGTACAAAGTGTTTAGTATGGTGCCGGTTTCAAATTGGAGACCACAGAGACAACATCAGGTATTTTACCTATATACATCTTTGAGGTTGTGTTACGAAAACATTAGATTAGGTTTACACCATCGGAACAAGATGCCAAACAGAAGAGTTAACTGAATTCAACTGCTTTCCTGTTATGTCCTGTAACTGTCTGAAAACCCTCTGACTTAACAAAGTAAAAGCAGTGAGCGTTTCCCAGGTGAGTGGATCCCGTCCTCACCTCGAGATTCAGTCGCTCCAGTAACTCCAGCAACGTTTTAGGCCGAGGTCTTTTGCACAGCTTCTGTTGTCTGATCTTGGgagcttcctcttcttcctctttctccaccaAAACGTCTACATAGATGAACTTGAAGTTGCCCACTTTGTTGTTTAGCATGCCAGTCCAGATGCCCATCGGAGGCTTACTGATGATGCTGATAATGTCACTGACCTAAAGGaacaaagatgaaaagatgatgTTGATCTTTATCTGCTAAAAGGATCGTTTATATCGGCGCCCTGCTGAACACACAGAAgatctgtacacaaacagtgTTGTTTCGTACCTTGAGTTTCAGGGAATCTGTGTCATACGGGCTGGGGACGAAGTCTGTGTGGACGCGAGCTCTGCCACAGAACTGTCCCTGATAGGAGccgtcctcctccagcctcaGACTGTCTCTCTGACCAGAACCATTGGACTCACTGGTCACACCACCTaaacccacaaacacaacacagtgtgaTTACACATTGTACTGGTTGATTACATGGATCAGCTGACTCTTTTTTTGTGGAATTAGTTACATAACTACACACCTTTATTCACTATGTGGGCTAAAACAAGCTTTGCTTCAGTCTTGCAGTGTATGCAGTATGTGCAGATACTTACTAGAGGAGCTCTGGCCACTGTAAAGACTCTCTAAAGAGTTGCTTGTCTTTGCAGAGTTTTTCTCAGCTGGGGGggcactgtctgtctctgcctctgggtcTTTGTCTGTGTCATCACcctgtgagagaaaaaaaatgaagagatgTTTTAATTGAGAGGTAAGTCAGAGAACACAGACAAATGTTATAATATAAATCAATCAGAGATGAAATGTGCAAACTCCAGTAAACTGATCAACATAAAAGACACCAAGGAAAGTAAAACAGAGCTGCAAGTAGAGAAGTAGGTTGTGAGCGTTTCATCTTATCTCTCCATCTgtgttacagtaaaacacaaaactgcaacGAGACACTTTTCGGTGTAGGCCAGAGCGAAGCGCGCCGTTTAAATATTGCCAGCAACAGCGTCACATTTGAGGATGTGGGTTTCTGTGAGATGAAAGCGATAAAACTCTTCAGAAAAACATCGCAGGTTTGATGTAACTGAGGCTGTTGGGAAGTCTGGACTTTTACTGCGTATGACAGAAGTCAAGAGGGTGGTTTGATCATTTGTGCTGCACCCTTGAGTTACTCATTTAAGCTTCACCCCTTGTACCTGAtagtaattaaataaaaactgaggctgtgtgtgtgttcagtgactCACTGTCTCCTCGGAGAAAGACTTGGCGTGTTTTTTGCCCATTTTTCTGCGCATGGTCAGTGAAATTGCCTTCATCTTCTTCCCGAGTCCAGCTGATTTGTTTTGGTCCAAACTCTCACATTCCTCTGTGAGCTGTGTAAAAGAAGTACAAATAACATGGTGATGTTAAAGACAGTCAATTTAGAACTTGGCACTCCTCATCTCCACACTTTTTTTGATCCATTTTTGGTAAgatgcatcacttcctgtgcagcaAAGGGTTTTTCCCAGCATGAACCTTTTGTTTCCAATGtcatatgttttaatatgaaaCACCTTACAGTGCAGAGGctgcaaatatttatatatgtgcaTATAGTCAACACTCTAACAAGAGGCAAATCAcgaatgtttgtttttggtatGTTATTGACCATTAACTGCTGTCATTCTTGCAACTATATGAcataatgcatatatatatatatatatatatatatatatatatatatatatatatatcaataaaatgaaaacaaggaaATGTACAAACCGTAGCTACTTCGTTTTCCTCCGGTTTGTGTGCTGAGTGATGTCTGAGGCCCTCAAACTTGCCGAAGCTCGTTGAGCGCTGTGGGGAggattaaaaagacaaagacaaaggatgTCATGGAGACAACAGCCGTGGTTTGTGTAGCAAGGTTTAACAGCATTACATAACACCAAGTCATTGTGATTGGGACGCCTTGTCCCAGCTGTCTCAAGgctcaaaagtaaaatatgtttgAAGCTATCTAGTGGATTCAGCTGTCTgtatctactttatatactgtatgttaaggAAAGCCAAAGTGTTCCTAATTCTTTGCTCATGGCTACAAAGAACTTCAGTCAAAAGCAAGTGCAcctacagaatatatatatacgttgGTACGTACAGAAAGCATTCAGTCTGTCCAGAGGGTGTTTTCGAAATTAGAGcttgtaaaatatgtatatatataatatttgtggTCAAGTGTTAACTTATGTAGCGTCCTCACAACACTGGTGACATGCACTCATTGTTGCTTTACTCGGGCTCAGTTTTaattctttcctctctttttttccaatttttcATAAAACGAAAAGTCATTATAATCTCTCCCAGCGGCCCATCATCTCCGCAGCAAAGCACcaaaataattatataaatgaataatccCTGGAAATCCTGGTTAAATATGAGCTCCATACTCCTAGACGGCTCTCTGTGGATTGATTTAATGCAGCGTTGTCTGCCAGGCCCACATTTCACTCCACTGTCTACAAATACAGAAGCCAAATTGAAGGCTTTCATTTTAGAGCTATGTCCTTCCACCtaatttcactttttgtgttattgtacagtttgtattgtattgtcattgtttgtttgtctgttttacatTATGAAAATTCACTTGGAAAATACAGCCACCTTATGTCAACTGGTATTTTTGTGTTCAATcagtattttaacttttttttatctttacacCCTTTAGAAATAAAACTTCTTCAACTTCCATTTTCTGTATTAATTTAAACAATGTTATACATTAAATTCAGCTACAATTTGTGCAAATTATtggctgtctctctcagtcATTTATGTCAAAAGTGGACATCTTGCCTCTGACAgtattcatattatattatattattattctcaTATTTTACCTAGATTTCCACCTACCTTTGGCTTGCTGCTCTTTGCTTTGTCTGACACATTGGAGGCCGCCCTCTGCaacattttctcctgttttaaGGTTAATGTCAAATCTCAGTCCTTGCTCTTCTCTATTCTTTACCCCACTCTCCTGACAGTGAAGCGTTAACTAGCACTGACGCTGCCTGTCAGATGGCCCACTTCCtcacagcgcacacacacaggatgtgaGGCAACTGGCGCCGTGTCTCTCGTTGAAGTATCGCTTTGAAAGGGAAAAATACAAGTGCTTGAGTGCGCATTTTGTGGCCCACTCGACAAAAACATTGAGAACCACTTCCAGGAATGGCTGCATTTTTGGTTTTATAATTGTGGTATTTGTTTTTCGTAAGATATCAGATATTCTGGTGAGGATGTGTCATATCTGTTGTACTGCTGTGGCTGATCTGCTCAGAGTTGGGCTGTAATGTCACCAACTGGAGTGAATCATAATGTATCAGGGTTGGGGTTACGTCCTAACTAActaacaatattattattctatGTGCCCATAACTTTACcctaaaatctttttttttaattattatttcttgGATAAAGTAGAAAGACAACATGGAAAAATCTTAAGTAATATTCCTCAAAATGGCAATTTAATAGCAATGGGGAACTTGGTTATGGTAAAAGATGCTGGAGTATTTATTCTTATGCATTTATTTCCTAATGTGGGGTGAATACTTATGAGGAAGTGCCGACGTATGACGGAGGAACAGCTGAAAGTGGCAACTTTGTTGTGTCGAAACACTTTCCGGTTCATCTCTGCTCTCAGTATGGAAGTGAATTCAATTTCGTgtctcagaaacacagagacatacaaCAGGCAGTGGATTTTTGTTTCTGATAACTGCTGAACATCACAAAATAATCACCTGTAGCCTTCTTACAGAACGCGGCCTCCCCAGTGAATCTGAGAGTGTGAGGATCCTACGTTGCCGTCAGTCATTGCTCTGATGTTGCCATGCGGGGATTTGCCGTTGTGTTTACATTGCGAGGGGTTTCGATCGGCCATTTGTAGAAAAGGGAATTCTGCAGACAAAGCCATTGCCTAATCCCACTGCTTGCAATCAGCCGTAAACTCCTGTCAATCCAGATTAAGGCTTCTAATCTATTACTTCAGAGGCTCCCTGGAGAGGCAGTTGTTCATCTGAAGAGTTAAAAATAAGATCTCTACCAATTGCAAAAGTCACCTGAtctttgttgaaatattttgttgGCGAGTGTCCTCTGAATTTCAGCCATAATTATTAGTTAGGTTTGTTTTAAATGGTTTTCCAACAGAGCCGGAGAAGAGGATAGAATTGGGATTTTCTAAAATACAGCATCATATTTGCAAATTGCAATACTAAAttgggacattttttttctttttttttcgtggGAAAGCTATGAGGCTGTTAAAGAGGGAGCACAAAGAGAGGGTATTAACCTCAACACCAACTCTGGCTACACTGTTAAGAGGCTTCATGTccaatgaaattacattttatctCTAAGAACCAATGACACTATAGATCCATAGGGATCTTGTAATCTCGACACCGGATCATCCTTTTCATCTTAAACTATTTTCATCTATTTTCTCCCAAGTCATGTTGAGCTTTAACAACTGCTTAGTGTCCCACTGCACGTGCTCTCTGGGTATCAGCAGAGGTCTTATGCTGAGAGACGTCAAGTGACCTTTGAGGTCAATCACTATTGTGTGGTATTAGCACTGACTGACAGAATCCCGATTGAAGAGTCTAATATTAATTTAGAAATTAATTACCAACTGAATCCCACAAATTCCTCTTTCAGATGGATCTGCCTGTGGGGTTTAAGAGGTTAAATTATGATACCAAAACTGTTAAATATTGTGGTGCCTATCAGCATCCTTACGAGACCCATTAAACACATTGTGACAGCATGGCTTcaaacacacttacatttgGTTCTGACAGATCCACATCTGTGATAGATCGCGGCACCTTTGGGGGAATCTGAGGTTTACAGTCCGGTTTCAAGCTGTCATCCTGGGCCgtcccctgctgctgctgctgctgctgtcttccCTCCCACTCCTTCCCATGTGGCGTGGCGAAGTCATGGGAGTACACGCGGTACTCTGTGAGCGGCCTGCGGCAGGTGTGTTGGATGGTCCCCCAGGCGTGACTGCCGTCACCTGGGTTGCTCCAGCGCTGGTGGTGGGTGTGGGTGGACGTCGCTCCACTAGGGAGGGTGGATATGTCTGTGCATCGGCCCGGGGTTGCGTTCTCCTGAGCTGGGAGGGTGGAGGACTTGCCTAGGAAGGGCCTCCTATCGGACCTGTATGGCAAGTCCAGATAGTGGGGTCCCATGGGTGGGCTCATTTCGCATGGTGGGGAGTGCACttagagagaagagagaataaaatatgaatggaAATCGGACATTTGACAACTTTCTGAGACTGGAGAAACGTCCGGGATGTTGATCACCTTATTTAACACAacaccaaaactatctgcattcAAGAAATACTGCCTCATCTCTTTCAACATTCACTTCACAACTGACAGATAACAAAAACAGAGTTTTGCTCTGACTCTGCTACACGGAAGAGATCATTTCACACATCGCAGCAGCACCAGAAAGAGAGTAGGAGGAAATATGAAAGTGGCCAAGTAGACCAATCAGAGTCCTTGTGGTGTCCCCTTTGCCTTTGTGACCTCTATG
Protein-coding sequences here:
- the hspa13 gene encoding heat shock 70 kDa protein 13, coding for MSGEISMIGSVILALFLAGYLGQQYLPPPKPKVIGLDLGTTFCSVGVFHPGSGDVEVIADEEGRKSIPSAVSFTATAVLAGHEAVDLADSNPQNTIYDAKRFIGKIFEPEVLQQESARYPFKVMNNNGSAEFQISTNHTFTVSPEFIGSRLLLKMKKMAERQLGVPIQKAVISVPAEFDERQRNYTARAANLAGLEILRVINEPTAAAMAYGLHKVDVFNVLVVDLGGGTLDVSLLNKQGGMFLTRAMAGNNKLGGQDFSQRLLQYTTERVRQEFGVPPTLKEDIHRLRQAVEAAKINLTLQPSVTIRVPLHLHTHDSSEAPEGSAPAPVLFQAVITRELFEELNEDLFQKILAPIETVLTEGHLEKEDVDEIVLVGGSTRIPRIRRLISDYFGKEPNTSVDPDLAVVTGVAIQAGIMGGSWPLQVSAIEIPNRHLRKTNFS
- the samsn1a gene encoding SAM domain-containing protein SAMSN-1a; this translates as MLQRAASNVSDKAKSSKPKRSTSFGKFEGLRHHSAHKPEENEVATLTEECESLDQNKSAGLGKKMKAISLTMRRKMGKKHAKSFSEETGDDTDKDPEAETDSAPPAEKNSAKTSNSLESLYSGQSSSSGVTSESNGSGQRDSLRLEEDGSYQGQFCGRARVHTDFVPSPYDTDSLKLKVSDIISIISKPPMGIWTGMLNNKVGNFKFIYVDVLVEKEEEEEAPKIRQQKLCKRPRPKTLLELLERLNLEEYASALLLNGYQTVEDLLHLQEKHLIELNVKDPEHRHRLLTAADCCYTEGDDVREAEEHRSSHSLQEEDSDCPRDSGCFIPSECSDSKEDAEQLIDAVNS